A part of Candidatus Angelobacter sp. genomic DNA contains:
- a CDS encoding PPC domain-containing protein has protein sequence MFACVAVAKSPTLNRISPSAVAPGGTTTVTFFGEHLEGAVELWTSFPAKVTPGPADKAGDPGAGKLAFQVAVPGDTKVGIGAVQLATTNGTSDVHLFMIDDLPTVAESATNRTLATAQELKLPVAVEGNCGETSLDYYAFKAKKGQRLSVEVVANRLGSPLDPVIRLLDASGRELVYCDDDPAVGSDSRFSFTAPATARYIVELRDIGYQGGSKYFYRLRVGNFPLAGATFPLGAQRGARTKVAFIGRAVEGLRPVEVRVPEHASRVSLNARFRRGQGCGFGTLLAGQFPEVMEVEPNDTPETATKLSVPSVANGRFARMKDRDWYEFPATGDQRLIFSGRTRSLGSPCDLFMRLFDAHGRQIADADISGANEGTLTNKFTETGTYRLLVEELNHQGGPDLPYRIEVQPFHPGFALSVETNRVEAARNGSFEIKVAAARSEYEGPVTLTLAGLGDDFVLENNVIAEKKNETTMKVDVPARVQPGQRFHFTIAGKAGVDGSDFEATAGTMPALKKLFPLLRYPPPELDGLIALGIKASAAKPDGAGRRE, from the coding sequence ATGTTCGCATGCGTGGCCGTCGCCAAAAGTCCGACGTTAAATCGCATCTCCCCGTCCGCCGTCGCACCCGGCGGGACGACGACCGTGACTTTTTTTGGAGAACACCTCGAAGGCGCGGTTGAACTTTGGACCAGCTTTCCCGCGAAAGTCACACCCGGGCCCGCTGATAAAGCCGGTGATCCCGGCGCCGGCAAACTGGCGTTCCAGGTTGCGGTTCCCGGCGACACCAAGGTCGGCATCGGCGCGGTGCAACTCGCAACTACGAACGGGACTTCCGATGTTCACCTGTTCATGATTGACGACCTGCCAACAGTTGCCGAGAGCGCGACAAACAGAACGCTGGCCACGGCGCAGGAATTGAAACTGCCGGTGGCCGTCGAGGGGAACTGCGGCGAGACGAGCCTTGATTATTATGCGTTCAAGGCGAAAAAGGGCCAGCGCCTCTCGGTGGAAGTGGTCGCAAACCGTCTGGGATCACCGCTTGATCCGGTGATTCGGCTCCTCGATGCCTCCGGCAGAGAACTGGTTTACTGCGACGACGATCCGGCGGTTGGTTCCGATTCCCGTTTCAGTTTCACCGCGCCCGCAACCGCGCGATACATCGTTGAATTGCGCGACATCGGCTACCAAGGCGGATCAAAATATTTCTACCGGCTGCGTGTCGGGAATTTTCCGCTCGCCGGTGCCACTTTCCCGCTCGGTGCGCAACGCGGCGCCCGGACGAAAGTTGCGTTCATCGGCCGGGCTGTCGAAGGATTGCGGCCCGTTGAGGTGCGCGTGCCGGAGCACGCGAGTCGGGTGTCCTTGAACGCGAGATTTCGCCGGGGCCAGGGTTGTGGCTTTGGCACGCTTCTGGCCGGGCAGTTTCCCGAGGTGATGGAGGTCGAACCCAACGACACGCCAGAGACGGCAACGAAACTCTCCGTCCCGTCGGTCGCGAACGGCCGTTTCGCGCGGATGAAGGACCGCGACTGGTATGAATTCCCGGCCACCGGCGATCAGCGCCTGATTTTCTCAGGCCGGACCCGCAGCCTCGGGTCGCCATGCGACTTGTTCATGCGGCTGTTTGACGCCCACGGCAGGCAAATCGCCGATGCCGATATTTCCGGGGCAAACGAAGGAACGCTGACCAACAAGTTCACCGAGACCGGCACGTACCGTTTGCTCGTGGAAGAGTTGAACCATCAGGGTGGTCCCGATCTCCCCTATCGCATCGAGGTTCAACCCTTTCATCCGGGCTTCGCCCTCAGCGTGGAGACGAACCGTGTCGAAGCCGCGCGGAACGGTAGCTTTGAAATCAAGGTTGCCGCGGCGCGAAGTGAGTACGAAGGTCCCGTTACTCTCACACTGGCCGGTCTTGGAGACGATTTTGTCCTGGAAAACAACGTGATCGCTGAAAAGAAAAACGAGACGACAATGAAAGTGGACGTTCCGGCGCGCGTTCAGCCCGGCCAACGGTTTCACTTCACCATCGCGGGCAAGGCCGGGGTTGACGGCTCAGATTTCGAAGCCACGGCGGGCACGATGCCGGCGTTGAAAAAACTGTTTCCGTTGCTGCGCTATCCGCCGCCAGAACTGGACGGCCTGATCGCGCTGGGAATCAAGGCGTCCGCTGCAAAACCCGACGGCGCCGGCAGGCGCGAATAG